Proteins encoded in a region of the Candidatus Moanabacter tarae genome:
- the yejB_2 gene encoding Inner membrane ABC transporter permease protein YejB, with the protein MDRISYFIRRLLLVIPTFIGITISCFVLCQFVPGGPVEQLMIQMRGLGGIETEGSVLPSESISQKQRETLEAHFGFDKPIFERYWEWLWVHRMGMTVTSYKYTNKTVWQLIVERFPISLTFGITGFVLSYLICIPLGIAKALRSGSAFDILSSIIVFIGYAIPAFAFGMLLKLFFSGTSEHFFNIFPLGGFRSDNFEVLSFGGKVKDQFFHMFLPVLCYVIGNFAVLTLLMKNSLLEQIGQDYVRTVLAKGATLRRAIWFHSFRNALVPIATGFGSIMTVMFAGSVLIEKVFEIPGMGLLSLDAIISRDYMVFMGIMALTSLLGLLGRILSDFCYVLIDPRITFSAD; encoded by the coding sequence ATGGACCGAATCAGCTACTTCATTCGCCGTCTTCTCCTAGTCATCCCGACCTTCATCGGTATTACCATTAGCTGTTTCGTGCTCTGTCAGTTTGTTCCTGGTGGTCCAGTCGAACAATTAATGATTCAGATGCGTGGGTTGGGTGGAATAGAGACGGAAGGGTCAGTTCTACCTTCTGAATCTATATCCCAGAAACAAAGGGAAACCCTTGAGGCCCATTTTGGCTTTGATAAACCAATTTTCGAAAGGTATTGGGAATGGCTATGGGTTCATCGGATGGGAATGACCGTAACATCCTATAAATACACAAACAAGACTGTCTGGCAGCTTATTGTTGAACGGTTTCCAATCTCCCTCACGTTCGGAATTACTGGTTTCGTGCTTTCCTACCTTATTTGTATTCCACTTGGAATTGCTAAAGCTCTTCGTAGCGGAAGTGCTTTTGACATTCTTTCCAGTATAATTGTCTTTATCGGCTATGCAATTCCGGCCTTTGCTTTTGGAATGTTGCTCAAACTTTTCTTCTCTGGGACATCAGAACATTTCTTCAACATCTTTCCCTTAGGGGGGTTCCGATCAGATAATTTCGAAGTGCTTTCGTTCGGTGGAAAGGTTAAGGACCAATTTTTCCACATGTTCCTTCCAGTTCTATGTTATGTAATTGGAAATTTCGCCGTTCTTACTCTTCTTATGAAAAACTCTCTCCTAGAACAAATTGGACAGGACTATGTCAGAACTGTTCTGGCAAAAGGTGCAACTCTGCGGCGAGCAATATGGTTCCATTCATTCCGAAATGCGTTGGTACCAATTGCGACCGGCTTTGGTAGTATAATGACAGTTATGTTCGCAGGATCGGTTCTTATTGAAAAGGTATTTGAGATACCTGGAATGGGACTCCTTAGCCTGGACGCAATTATTAGTAGAGATTATATGGTCTTCATGGGAATTATGGCTCTTACATCTTTGCTCGGACTCCTCGGCCGTATCCTGTCCGATTTTTGTTATGTTCTGATCGATCCGAGAATAACCTTCTCTGCCGATTAG
- the appA gene encoding Oligopeptide-binding protein AppA, with product MAVQTFGQGYKTFPERDWKDLYNPIIDHNAQVGGKFIAFASQYPKSFNYYLDNNILNSRLFGLMFESLLSIHPVNLSHQPGLAKEWQISEDKKTFTFQIDEHAKWSDGKPVTAADVMWTFEAIMKPENLTGPHKVSLERFEAPKHLEDGRIQFKANQVHWRNLLSLGSFTILPAHVFSNKDFNKINFEFPVVSGLYELGDIKEGQYVRLERRNNWWAKNMKRNQGSGNFQTLEFRFYAERETAFEAFRKGEIDFFAVYTSHRWVQQTFGEAFKRNHIIKQEVYNYNPVGFQGFAMNMRREPFDDLKVRKALAHLLDRRTMNATLMHNQYFLHRSYYEDLYNPSNPCMNPIIEFNKEQARRLLNEAGWKANPTTGILEKGDKTFRIKFLTRSTAAEKFLVIFKEDLRDVGIIMEIDRKDWAAWARDMDEYNFDMTWAAWGAGIWKDPESMWHSKEAVRPSGNNITGFSNSRVDQLIDQQREIFDVNLRNAILREIDGIIANNIPYILLWNINYTRLLYWNKFGMPDSVLNKYGDEDSAYTYWWLDPDSEADLVESKETGHSLPSKSFKIVFDELFQGVGLEANLEAN from the coding sequence ATGGCTGTCCAAACATTTGGACAAGGATACAAGACTTTCCCAGAGAGAGATTGGAAGGATCTCTATAATCCAATTATTGATCATAATGCTCAGGTTGGAGGAAAGTTCATCGCATTCGCCTCTCAATATCCTAAAAGCTTTAATTATTACCTTGATAATAATATTCTTAATTCTCGTTTGTTTGGGTTAATGTTCGAAAGCCTTCTTTCGATTCATCCCGTTAATTTAAGTCACCAGCCAGGTTTGGCCAAAGAGTGGCAAATCTCCGAGGATAAAAAGACTTTTACATTTCAAATAGACGAGCATGCAAAATGGAGCGACGGGAAACCGGTCACAGCTGCCGATGTGATGTGGACGTTTGAAGCGATTATGAAGCCAGAAAACCTAACGGGACCCCATAAGGTATCTCTCGAAAGGTTTGAAGCCCCCAAACACCTTGAGGACGGCAGGATCCAGTTTAAGGCCAATCAAGTTCATTGGAGGAATCTGCTCTCACTTGGGTCTTTTACCATCCTTCCCGCCCATGTTTTCTCTAACAAAGATTTCAACAAGATTAATTTTGAATTTCCAGTGGTCTCGGGGCTTTACGAACTTGGGGATATCAAGGAAGGCCAGTACGTACGGCTTGAGCGACGTAATAATTGGTGGGCCAAAAATATGAAACGAAATCAAGGATCTGGAAATTTTCAGACACTGGAATTCCGCTTCTACGCCGAAAGAGAGACTGCTTTTGAAGCTTTTAGAAAAGGGGAAATCGATTTCTTTGCTGTCTACACATCACATCGTTGGGTACAACAAACCTTCGGTGAGGCATTCAAAAGAAATCATATAATAAAGCAGGAAGTTTACAATTACAACCCAGTTGGATTCCAAGGCTTCGCTATGAACATGAGGAGAGAACCATTCGATGATCTTAAAGTAAGAAAAGCGCTTGCACACCTTTTAGATAGAAGAACGATGAATGCTACTCTGATGCACAACCAATATTTTCTTCATCGTTCCTACTACGAAGATCTCTATAATCCTTCAAATCCTTGCATGAATCCAATTATCGAATTCAACAAGGAACAGGCTCGGCGATTACTTAATGAAGCCGGATGGAAGGCAAATCCAACTACAGGGATTCTGGAAAAAGGAGACAAAACTTTTCGAATTAAATTCCTAACTAGGTCGACAGCTGCTGAAAAATTTCTGGTCATTTTCAAAGAAGACCTTCGTGATGTTGGAATTATCATGGAAATAGATCGTAAGGACTGGGCAGCCTGGGCTCGTGATATGGATGAATACAATTTTGACATGACATGGGCTGCGTGGGGTGCTGGAATCTGGAAGGATCCAGAAAGCATGTGGCATTCGAAGGAAGCAGTTCGACCTTCAGGCAATAATATAACTGGGTTTAGTAACAGTCGTGTTGACCAGCTTATAGATCAGCAGAGAGAGATTTTCGATGTTAATCTGCGGAACGCAATTTTACGTGAAATCGACGGTATTATAGCAAATAATATACCCTACATTCTTCTTTGGAATATTAACTACACTCGTTTACTTTATTGGAATAAATTTGGAATGCCTGATTCAGTGCTTAATAAGTACGGTGATGAGGATAGCGCCTATACTTATTGGTGGCTCGACCCTGATTCTGAAGCTGATCTCGTAGAATCAAAAGAAACTGGACATAGCCTTCCCTCAAAGTCTTTCAAAATAGTATTCGATGAGTTGTTTCAAGGAGTTGGCCTCGAGGCCAACCTCGAGGCCAACTAA
- the C1-hpah gene encoding p-hydroxyphenylacetate 3-hydroxylase, reductase component: protein MDNFTSREFRDALGKYATGVTVVTAIQGEKEKIGITINSFSSVSLEPPLILYSLAKTYHHFEALSSVKNFAVNVLDANQRQISQTFAHAEENQWNNVGFEISSRKNLILKPNLAVFECVPFSQTDGGDHLVILGRVVGIFSEEGDNPLLYFGGKYRSISPIDAQ, encoded by the coding sequence ATGGATAATTTCACATCACGGGAATTTAGGGACGCACTAGGAAAATATGCAACGGGCGTTACTGTTGTGACCGCCATCCAGGGGGAAAAGGAGAAAATCGGTATTACGATAAACTCATTCAGTTCAGTTTCTCTAGAACCACCCTTAATACTGTATTCTCTAGCAAAAACCTATCATCACTTCGAGGCCTTATCTTCAGTTAAGAATTTCGCGGTAAATGTTTTGGACGCAAATCAACGTCAGATTTCACAAACCTTTGCCCATGCTGAAGAGAATCAATGGAATAATGTAGGCTTCGAAATTAGTTCTCGTAAGAATTTAATTCTGAAACCGAATCTAGCTGTATTCGAGTGTGTACCCTTCAGTCAAACAGATGGCGGAGATCATCTAGTTATTCTTGGTCGAGTAGTAGGGATATTTTCAGAAGAAGGAGATAATCCTCTCCTCTATTTCGGTGGGAAATACCGAAGCATCAGCCCTATAGATGCTCAATAG
- the lpxI gene encoding UDP-2,3-diacylglucosamine pyrophosphatase LpxI, with protein MNLLSQFLPSSFDRQRSIAIIAGKDVYPRLTFEAIQSHGIKVFLIGFEGETSHDLISKFPSDRVDIIKVGQLGRLIRSIRRTQVGYAIMVGQITPRRIFRGLHPDLRALKILKTLKQTNAHSLFGAISREIENEGVKVLDARAFLDQEITEEGLMVGRLPIMMEDHITHGIKIAKKCSQMNIGQGVVIRKGTVMAVEAFEGTDEMLRRAGNFTTDKMIFIKTSGPCQDFRFDVPVFGITTLKVMHKSKINVACLEAGKTIILEKSKVLDFASEWGICIYGFS; from the coding sequence TTGAATTTGCTTTCACAATTTCTTCCCTCTTCGTTTGATCGGCAACGATCGATCGCTATTATAGCCGGGAAGGACGTTTATCCTCGCCTAACATTTGAGGCTATCCAAAGCCATGGTATAAAGGTTTTTCTTATAGGATTCGAGGGCGAAACCTCTCATGATTTAATCTCTAAGTTTCCGTCAGACAGGGTGGATATAATAAAAGTTGGCCAGTTGGGCCGTCTCATTCGCTCAATACGGAGAACACAGGTGGGATATGCAATCATGGTTGGGCAAATTACCCCGCGTCGGATATTCCGAGGACTTCACCCGGATCTTAGAGCTCTTAAGATCTTAAAGACCCTAAAACAAACAAATGCCCACAGCCTTTTTGGAGCTATCTCTAGAGAGATTGAAAATGAAGGAGTAAAAGTTCTAGATGCACGTGCGTTCCTTGACCAAGAAATTACAGAAGAAGGTCTAATGGTCGGTCGTCTTCCAATCATGATGGAAGATCATATCACCCACGGTATCAAAATTGCAAAAAAGTGTAGCCAGATGAATATTGGGCAGGGGGTAGTAATTAGAAAGGGAACTGTGATGGCTGTGGAGGCATTTGAAGGAACCGATGAAATGCTTCGTCGGGCCGGAAATTTTACAACTGATAAGATGATTTTTATTAAGACATCTGGGCCTTGTCAGGACTTTCGCTTTGATGTTCCTGTTTTTGGAATAACTACGCTTAAAGTAATGCACAAATCGAAGATCAATGTTGCCTGTCTTGAAGCTGGGAAAACTATTATTCTTGAAAAATCAAAAGTTTTAGATTTCGCATCGGAATGGGGAATTTGCATTTATGGTTTCTCTTAA
- the leuS gene encoding Leucine--tRNA ligase, producing MAVNSTEYDFLKIEDYWQSFWKENGTFRAKDFQDGERVYVLSMFPYPSGEGLHIGHSENYTAPDIFARFQRARGCNILQPMGWDAFGLPTEQYAVTTGIHPRKITERNKDRFRSQLKRHGLAIDWEREIDTSKEKYFKWTQWTFLQMFKHGLAYVADRPVWWCPALGTVQANEEVIDGRSLRGNHPVERRNLRQWVLRITAYAERLINQLEELDWPASTKRQQKAWIGRSEGTEIIFEITDCPNEKLEAFTTRPDTLFGATYMVLAPEHPLIPKLTKPENWDAVNRYIQLASNKSDLDRTDLAKEKTGEPTGSFALNPLSGKRIPIWIADYVLMTYGTGVIMAVPAHDERDFEFAKKYRLPIVEVISKNDTTDGGGKEPSPYIGTGKMINSGSYNGMQSNIALGKIIADLKDSGKGKQTINYKLRDWLFSRQRYWGEPFPIVWIKEEDYLKAKRFEDSKVASYLPKEPVYFEENGIRRYAMPIPPTELPLNLPEIKIIEPSGSEESPLANVSDWVNVYYNILTGETRSVSDSLEDLARDDWALARRETNTMPQWAGSCWYHLRYIDPNNTTKLIDEELDRYWGGGPDYYIGGAEHAVLHLLYARFWQMFLHDIGFVSKPEPYKRLIHQGMILGEDGSKMSKSIGNVVNPDEVINLFGADAMRLYLMFMGPLQDSKPWSTQSVEGISRFLRRVWRIYFDRKGKISSKIQADRDDSETNRLLHATIKKVTSDILDFHFNTAVSQLMIFANHLQKVPSVSKDTASRFCQILAPFAPHFAEEVWERLGETSSIIDHPWPEFDEQKLIQEEVTIVFQVNGKFRGDSKISMDAQKEQVIEVAKKHPRVSPHLSGKGIQKVIYVPRKILNIVTS from the coding sequence ATGGCAGTTAATAGTACAGAATATGATTTCCTTAAGATTGAGGATTATTGGCAGTCCTTTTGGAAGGAAAACGGTACATTTCGTGCCAAAGATTTCCAAGACGGAGAAAGAGTCTATGTATTAAGTATGTTTCCATATCCCTCAGGAGAAGGATTGCATATTGGACATAGCGAGAATTACACTGCTCCTGACATTTTTGCACGTTTCCAACGAGCTCGCGGATGCAATATCCTTCAACCGATGGGATGGGATGCTTTTGGTCTACCGACTGAGCAATATGCTGTTACTACAGGAATTCATCCACGCAAAATTACGGAAAGGAACAAGGATCGATTTAGGAGCCAACTAAAACGCCACGGTTTAGCAATAGATTGGGAACGAGAAATCGATACTTCGAAAGAAAAATACTTTAAGTGGACCCAGTGGACCTTTTTACAAATGTTCAAGCATGGACTTGCCTATGTCGCTGATCGTCCTGTGTGGTGGTGTCCTGCACTTGGTACAGTGCAGGCAAACGAAGAAGTCATAGATGGACGATCACTTCGTGGAAATCATCCAGTCGAAAGAAGGAATCTTCGACAGTGGGTTCTCCGAATCACTGCTTATGCGGAACGCTTAATAAACCAACTGGAAGAATTAGACTGGCCGGCTTCAACGAAACGCCAACAGAAAGCTTGGATTGGACGTAGTGAAGGAACTGAGATCATTTTTGAAATTACGGATTGTCCTAATGAAAAATTAGAGGCCTTTACAACTCGACCGGATACCCTTTTTGGTGCAACCTACATGGTTCTTGCACCCGAGCATCCACTTATACCCAAATTAACAAAACCCGAGAATTGGGATGCGGTTAATCGGTATATCCAACTAGCTTCTAACAAAAGTGATCTGGATCGCACCGACCTTGCGAAAGAAAAAACTGGAGAACCGACTGGCAGTTTTGCTCTTAATCCGCTTAGCGGTAAAAGAATTCCGATATGGATTGCCGACTACGTACTGATGACATACGGAACCGGAGTAATAATGGCGGTTCCCGCTCATGATGAAAGGGATTTCGAATTCGCTAAAAAGTACCGGCTTCCCATTGTTGAGGTAATATCTAAAAACGACACAACTGATGGTGGGGGCAAAGAACCTTCGCCGTATATTGGTACCGGGAAAATGATTAATTCTGGTTCCTATAACGGTATGCAATCTAATATAGCATTAGGTAAAATCATTGCTGATTTAAAGGATTCCGGGAAAGGGAAACAGACCATTAATTACAAGTTGAGGGATTGGCTTTTCTCTCGACAACGCTATTGGGGCGAACCTTTTCCTATAGTTTGGATTAAGGAAGAAGATTATCTAAAAGCGAAACGGTTCGAGGATTCTAAAGTGGCAAGCTATTTGCCGAAGGAACCTGTTTACTTTGAAGAAAATGGTATTCGCCGTTACGCTATGCCTATTCCGCCTACAGAACTTCCTCTGAATCTTCCAGAGATTAAGATAATTGAACCATCGGGTAGTGAGGAAAGTCCCTTGGCAAATGTTTCCGATTGGGTAAATGTATATTACAACATTCTTACCGGAGAAACTCGGTCGGTTTCTGATTCTTTGGAGGATTTAGCAAGAGACGATTGGGCTCTTGCTAGGCGGGAAACGAATACAATGCCACAATGGGCTGGTTCCTGTTGGTATCATTTGAGATATATCGATCCGAATAATACTACGAAGTTAATTGATGAAGAGTTAGACCGTTACTGGGGCGGAGGCCCCGATTATTACATCGGAGGCGCTGAGCACGCTGTTCTCCACTTACTATACGCTCGGTTCTGGCAAATGTTTCTTCATGATATCGGATTTGTCTCAAAACCCGAGCCTTACAAACGTCTCATACATCAAGGAATGATTCTCGGAGAAGACGGTTCAAAAATGTCTAAAAGTATCGGCAATGTAGTCAATCCAGATGAGGTTATTAATCTTTTTGGAGCAGATGCCATGCGCCTTTATTTAATGTTCATGGGGCCACTCCAGGATTCCAAACCATGGAGCACACAGAGTGTCGAAGGCATCTCTAGGTTTCTTCGCCGAGTTTGGAGGATTTATTTCGACAGAAAGGGAAAAATCTCCTCAAAGATTCAAGCAGACCGAGATGATTCAGAAACAAATCGTCTCCTGCACGCGACGATTAAGAAGGTTACTTCTGACATACTAGATTTCCACTTTAATACTGCCGTCTCTCAGTTGATGATATTCGCAAATCATCTTCAAAAAGTTCCTTCTGTTTCTAAAGACACTGCCTCTCGATTTTGCCAAATCCTAGCACCTTTTGCACCCCATTTTGCGGAAGAGGTTTGGGAACGGTTAGGAGAAACATCCTCAATTATAGATCATCCATGGCCAGAATTTGACGAACAAAAACTTATCCAGGAAGAGGTGACAATCGTATTCCAGGTGAACGGTAAATTCAGGGGAGATTCTAAGATATCGATGGATGCCCAGAAGGAGCAAGTTATCGAGGTTGCAAAGAAACATCCAAGGGTAAGCCCCCATCTTTCGGGAAAAGGAATCCAGAAGGTTATTTACGTGCCAAGAAAGATTCTCAACATCGTCACTTCTTGA
- the garL_3 gene encoding 5-keto-4-deoxy-D-glucarate aldolase, which translates to MDQLEFRKRIKSGESLLGCAVGLSHPMAVEIAGYAGFDFVFLDTEHSALGITEIEAMILAARVGQIAAIYRVRQLDSAEIGRALDIGANGILVPHIRSAEEGRLVVEASRYAPIGRRGMGPGRQIKFGLTDAKNYVSNANEDTVIACMIEDREAVEDIEAIAAVDGIDVFNIGTCDLSNSLGVPFQTRHPKVMEAIERIIDAAQANNIAVGVPPESAEEVPELKKMGCSFFECCSVQEVLAHGLREFKYRADS; encoded by the coding sequence ATGGATCAACTAGAATTTCGGAAAAGGATTAAGAGTGGAGAATCATTGCTAGGTTGTGCGGTTGGTTTAAGCCATCCTATGGCTGTGGAAATAGCCGGTTATGCGGGTTTCGACTTCGTGTTTCTCGACACCGAGCATAGCGCGCTTGGCATAACAGAGATTGAGGCTATGATACTTGCTGCTCGGGTTGGGCAAATCGCTGCTATTTATAGAGTAAGACAACTTGATTCCGCAGAAATTGGTCGCGCTCTTGACATTGGGGCTAACGGTATTCTCGTTCCTCACATCAGGTCTGCCGAGGAAGGGCGGTTAGTTGTTGAAGCATCACGGTATGCTCCAATTGGTCGCCGTGGAATGGGACCAGGAAGACAGATCAAATTTGGTTTAACAGATGCGAAAAATTATGTGTCTAATGCTAATGAAGACACTGTTATTGCTTGCATGATTGAAGACCGAGAAGCAGTTGAAGATATAGAGGCAATCGCCGCTGTAGATGGCATTGATGTCTTTAATATTGGAACTTGTGATCTTTCCAATTCGCTCGGTGTCCCATTTCAAACCAGGCACCCTAAAGTAATGGAAGCAATAGAGAGGATCATCGATGCTGCTCAGGCAAACAATATTGCTGTCGGAGTTCCGCCAGAGAGTGCAGAGGAAGTTCCAGAACTAAAGAAAATGGGGTGTAGTTTCTTTGAATGTTGCTCAGTCCAAGAGGTTCTGGCACACGGATTGAGGGAATTTAAATATAGGGCTGATTCTTGA
- a CDS encoding Putative multidrug export ATP-binding/permease protein, which yields MSFFCKFYEILSGCRLLLCFSVFFGFLFACTNLIPPLLIRELIQSLTEEIEQESRIGTYGITFSLLGIYLIRGFSRYSYGRYSHIAAYTVLHLLMVRTYRHIQRLPHSFFAEERTGNLISRSVNDVESIEDFVAHGIPETVLSFLIPSLMMVVLFLLDTRLALITLLPIPVVGILVYRYVRQVRIIWHDVRSRLSNLVSQIADNLSGISVIKSFVQEKSAASGVEKYSKTFRDASIQANKISLIPAGIVEASGGIGIVLVVWFGGGSALKGHISVADLFVFIVYLGHIYQPFLHLASINDVLQKASASAHRIFKLLALKPDIDDAPNACIPSGEFQWTVKFRDVSFFYNKGIPVLDGINFDINEGQIVALVGHTGAGKSTVSNLLPRYYDPTKGKVLLGGHDIRTLPLNFVRSNISSVEQDVFLFHGSVYDNIIFGRPMANRLDVERAAKNANAHEFIRNLDDGYDTLIGERGIRLSGGEKQRISIARSLLKNAPILIFDEATSSVDSETESIIQEAISRLLKDKTTLIISHRLSTVRNADRLIVLENGRIVETGTHDQLLSQRGVYFGMIDAQNLI from the coding sequence GTGTCCTTTTTTTGCAAATTTTATGAGATTCTTTCAGGATGCCGTTTGCTTCTATGTTTTTCCGTGTTTTTCGGGTTCCTTTTTGCATGTACAAATCTTATTCCTCCTCTCCTAATTAGAGAACTTATCCAATCTCTAACAGAAGAAATTGAACAAGAATCACGGATCGGAACCTACGGCATAACTTTTAGCCTTCTTGGCATTTATTTGATCCGAGGTTTTAGTCGATACAGTTACGGGAGGTACTCACATATAGCAGCCTATACGGTTCTTCACTTATTAATGGTCCGTACATATCGGCATATTCAACGCCTTCCTCACAGTTTTTTTGCTGAGGAAAGAACAGGGAACCTTATTTCTAGATCCGTGAATGATGTCGAATCCATTGAGGATTTTGTGGCTCACGGTATCCCGGAGACCGTTCTTTCATTCCTTATACCATCGTTGATGATGGTAGTCCTATTTCTTTTGGATACTAGATTAGCACTGATAACTCTACTGCCTATTCCTGTGGTCGGGATTTTGGTTTATCGTTATGTCAGGCAAGTTCGCATTATTTGGCATGATGTCCGATCTCGACTTTCTAACCTGGTATCACAAATAGCGGATAACTTATCCGGAATTTCCGTAATAAAAAGCTTTGTCCAAGAAAAGTCAGCTGCCAGTGGTGTTGAAAAGTACAGTAAAACTTTTCGCGATGCATCAATCCAAGCAAACAAGATCTCGCTAATACCTGCTGGGATAGTCGAAGCCTCCGGAGGAATTGGAATTGTCCTAGTTGTTTGGTTTGGTGGAGGATCCGCTCTCAAGGGACATATATCTGTGGCCGATCTGTTTGTTTTCATTGTCTACCTGGGTCACATCTATCAGCCTTTCCTACATCTAGCATCTATTAACGATGTCCTACAGAAGGCCAGCGCAAGTGCTCACAGGATCTTTAAATTACTGGCTTTAAAACCTGATATTGATGATGCGCCAAATGCCTGTATTCCTAGTGGTGAATTTCAATGGACGGTAAAGTTTCGTGATGTCTCATTTTTCTATAACAAGGGAATTCCCGTCCTTGATGGGATAAACTTCGATATTAATGAAGGCCAAATAGTTGCACTTGTGGGGCATACAGGGGCTGGAAAGTCTACAGTCTCTAATCTCCTTCCTCGGTACTATGACCCGACTAAAGGAAAGGTCCTTTTAGGTGGCCACGATATCCGAACACTTCCTTTAAATTTTGTCCGCAGCAATATTTCATCAGTAGAGCAAGACGTTTTCCTTTTTCATGGTAGTGTTTACGACAATATTATTTTTGGTAGACCAATGGCGAATAGGTTGGATGTTGAACGTGCAGCTAAAAATGCCAATGCGCATGAATTTATTCGTAATCTAGACGACGGTTACGATACTCTTATAGGTGAACGAGGTATCCGCCTGTCAGGCGGGGAGAAACAACGTATTTCTATTGCTCGGTCACTTCTAAAGAATGCACCTATCCTGATTTTTGATGAGGCAACTTCATCTGTTGACTCAGAGACCGAATCTATTATCCAGGAAGCGATTTCCCGTCTTTTGAAAGACAAAACTACCCTGATTATCTCTCATCGACTTTCTACAGTCCGCAATGCTGACCGTCTCATTGTCCTAGAAAATGGACGGATTGTAGAGACTGGCACCCATGATCAACTTCTATCCCAACGAGGGGTTTATTTCGGTATGATTGATGCACAAAATCTGATCTAG
- the rhaM_3 gene encoding L-rhamnose mutarotase: MKRIGFLLKVREEKIEEYKRHHENVWSEMLDALRHTGWHNYSLFMRKDGLLFGYFETPENFQSALDGMAREEINTKWQDLMAPYFQGLDGAHADDSMLELEEVFHLD, encoded by the coding sequence ATGAAACGAATCGGGTTTCTACTGAAAGTAAGAGAAGAGAAGATTGAGGAGTACAAAAGGCATCATGAGAATGTATGGTCGGAGATGCTTGATGCATTACGCCATACCGGTTGGCACAATTATTCCCTTTTTATGCGAAAAGACGGATTGCTGTTTGGATATTTCGAAACTCCTGAGAACTTTCAAAGTGCACTTGATGGTATGGCTAGAGAAGAAATAAATACCAAATGGCAGGACTTGATGGCGCCGTATTTCCAGGGGTTAGACGGCGCTCACGCCGATGACAGCATGCTCGAACTTGAAGAAGTTTTTCATTTAGATTAA
- the hyi gene encoding Hydroxypyruvate isomerase encodes MKIGINSVLFGGYDIETAFKYAALCGYDGIEISAINGMSEHLVIDRWKENLEEIKRLSATYELELLSMEQPNTDFRTMEAAMQAAVAIGIPIINCGPGGSSDNPSSIESEIEKLGKLSERAEYYGVTLCVKAHVGTAIYNTPTSLKVLDAINSSAFGLDMDPSHIHRAKENPVNAIKAVVNRIKHVHIRDCKGRGPGPGKPRFQANGRGDIDLVGYIRVLHEHNFSGPINLEVIGAKDYELSECIAIAAETKGHLQASLQSCGSR; translated from the coding sequence ATGAAGATCGGCATAAATTCGGTACTTTTTGGCGGTTATGATATAGAAACTGCCTTTAAATATGCAGCCTTGTGTGGCTACGATGGAATTGAAATTTCAGCGATTAATGGAATGAGCGAGCACCTCGTTATTGATCGTTGGAAAGAAAACTTAGAGGAAATAAAACGGCTTTCTGCTACTTATGAACTTGAATTGCTTTCAATGGAACAGCCCAACACAGATTTCAGAACTATGGAAGCTGCTATGCAGGCAGCCGTAGCAATCGGTATACCCATAATTAACTGTGGGCCAGGTGGGTCATCCGATAATCCATCATCAATCGAAAGCGAAATAGAGAAACTGGGAAAACTCTCTGAGCGCGCCGAGTACTACGGGGTAACCCTTTGTGTCAAAGCCCACGTTGGAACTGCTATTTACAACACTCCCACTTCCTTAAAAGTGCTTGATGCTATTAATTCTTCTGCCTTTGGTCTCGATATGGATCCTAGTCATATTCACCGTGCAAAAGAGAATCCTGTTAATGCAATTAAAGCCGTCGTTAACAGAATAAAACATGTACATATCCGTGACTGTAAAGGCAGAGGCCCCGGTCCAGGAAAACCTAGATTTCAGGCTAACGGTCGAGGCGATATCGACCTCGTTGGGTACATTCGGGTCCTCCATGAACATAACTTCAGTGGACCAATTAACCTGGAAGTTATCGGCGCCAAAGATTATGAACTCTCTGAATGTATCGCTATCGCTGCCGAGACTAAGGGACACCTCCAGGCTTCTCTTCAATCTTGTGGTTCGCGATAA